The following coding sequences lie in one Tichowtungia aerotolerans genomic window:
- the kdsB gene encoding 3-deoxy-manno-octulosonate cytidylyltransferase, translating into MTIENKRVVGVIPARWASTRLPGKPLVMIAGKPMIQRVVERVVQARTLSAVIVATDDQRIVDAVASFDIPDVKAVMTRADHPSGTDRIAEAVAGEECDVVINIQGDEPLMDPALIDRLGQVMLSGDWDMATAATPIKTEADLKNPAVVKAVFGRDGQALYFSRAPIPYVRDEGTDVADAHFRHLGIYAYTREYLMTLVAEPPCLLENLEKLEQLRALNIGCRMNVLKVEDVGIGVDTPEDVAKVEAILECGVKSEA; encoded by the coding sequence ATGACGATTGAAAACAAACGGGTGGTCGGCGTGATTCCGGCGCGGTGGGCTTCGACCCGTCTGCCGGGTAAACCGCTGGTGATGATTGCCGGAAAGCCAATGATTCAACGAGTCGTTGAGCGCGTGGTGCAGGCAAGAACGCTGAGTGCGGTGATTGTGGCGACTGATGACCAGCGCATTGTTGATGCGGTGGCATCGTTTGATATCCCTGATGTCAAAGCCGTGATGACGCGTGCCGACCATCCGTCCGGCACGGACCGAATCGCCGAGGCCGTTGCCGGCGAGGAGTGTGATGTGGTCATCAATATTCAGGGCGACGAACCGTTGATGGATCCAGCGCTGATCGACCGGCTGGGACAGGTGATGCTTTCCGGCGATTGGGATATGGCGACTGCTGCCACCCCGATAAAAACCGAAGCCGACCTGAAAAACCCTGCTGTGGTTAAAGCGGTGTTTGGTCGCGACGGGCAGGCTCTCTATTTTTCGCGCGCGCCGATTCCGTATGTGCGCGATGAGGGAACGGACGTTGCTGATGCTCACTTCCGCCATCTCGGAATTTATGCTTATACCCGTGAATATTTAATGACGCTGGTTGCAGAGCCGCCGTGTCTTTTAGAAAACCTCGAAAAACTCGAGCAGCTTCGCGCGCTGAATATCGGCTGCAGGATGAACGTTTTGAAAGTGGAGGATGTCGGTATTGGAGTCGACACGCCCGAGGATGTTGCAAAAGTAGAAGCCATTTTGGAGTGCGGTGTTAAAAGCGAAGCGTAA
- a CDS encoding deoxycytidylate deaminase — protein MSEQKNKRPGWDEYFMDIAHVVARRGNCSRRQVAAVIVRDRRIVSTGYNGTPRGITNCCDGGCARCASDAPSGGSLGDCICCHAEENAIVQAAYHGISVKDGVLYCTISPCLMCTKMMINAGISEVVYEREYHFNDQARALFKEAGVVCRQFVREG, from the coding sequence ATGAGCGAGCAGAAAAACAAACGTCCCGGATGGGATGAATATTTTATGGATATCGCCCATGTGGTGGCGCGACGGGGAAACTGTTCGCGGCGGCAGGTCGCAGCGGTGATTGTGCGTGATCGGCGGATTGTTTCGACCGGTTATAACGGAACCCCGCGTGGAATCACCAACTGCTGTGATGGTGGTTGCGCGCGCTGTGCGTCCGATGCTCCCTCGGGCGGAAGCCTTGGCGACTGCATCTGCTGTCACGCAGAGGAAAATGCGATTGTGCAGGCGGCCTATCACGGGATTTCAGTTAAGGACGGAGTACTGTACTGCACAATCAGCCCCTGCCTGATGTGTACCAAAATGATGATCAACGCGGGCATCTCCGAGGTTGTTTACGAGCGGGAATATCATTTTAACGATCAGGCCCGGGCTTTGTTCAAAGAAGCGGGAGTTGTGTGCCGGCAGTTTGTCAGAGAGGGGTGA
- a CDS encoding ISL3 family transposase, with protein sequence MPQEKIDLVGPGIKVHSVVRHGGVMIHAEYVGPVACPQCSSEQLRTKDRFVRKLRHESIGTKNTWLYLTLRKYRCEDCRRYFRARVPGLLPYRRSTEMFRQEIFMDHRDGISQQQLHRRRKIGSATVERWFHDHLELKEKMFSSRLCPTVLGIDEHFFTKKQGYATTFCDLQKHRIFEVAKGRSEHSLHSALMRMKGRERVQVVCIDLSSSYRALVKQYFPNALIVSDRFHVVRTVIRHFLDTWKLLDPVGRKNRGLLSLMRRKSGNLHPDQQARLERYFEQNPAIGMVYKAKEELCELLNQKHRTQKDCRPLISRLLYWIDQLRNSPFEPLRTLGATLSSWRDEIARMWRFTRNNGITEGFHTKMELIQRRAYGFRNFDNYRLRVIVMCG encoded by the coding sequence ATGCCCCAAGAGAAGATAGACCTGGTCGGCCCCGGCATCAAGGTTCATTCCGTAGTCCGCCACGGTGGCGTGATGATTCATGCCGAGTACGTTGGCCCGGTGGCCTGTCCGCAATGCAGTTCAGAGCAGCTGCGCACTAAGGATCGATTTGTACGGAAGCTGCGTCATGAAAGCATTGGAACGAAAAACACCTGGCTGTACTTGACGCTGCGTAAATATCGCTGCGAAGACTGCAGACGCTATTTTAGGGCCCGAGTGCCCGGCCTGCTGCCGTACCGGCGCAGTACCGAGATGTTCCGTCAGGAGATCTTTATGGATCACCGTGACGGCATCAGCCAGCAACAGCTGCATCGTCGGCGAAAGATCGGATCCGCTACTGTCGAGCGGTGGTTTCATGACCATCTGGAGCTTAAAGAGAAGATGTTTTCCAGCCGGTTGTGCCCGACGGTTCTGGGTATTGATGAACACTTCTTCACCAAGAAGCAGGGATACGCAACGACCTTCTGTGACCTGCAGAAACATCGGATATTCGAGGTAGCCAAGGGACGATCGGAGCACTCCCTGCATAGCGCTCTGATGCGAATGAAAGGCCGGGAACGGGTTCAGGTGGTCTGCATCGATCTGTCTTCAAGCTACCGGGCCTTGGTAAAGCAATACTTTCCGAATGCCCTGATCGTAAGCGACCGGTTCCATGTCGTGCGCACCGTCATCCGCCATTTCCTCGACACATGGAAGCTACTTGACCCTGTAGGGCGTAAAAACCGTGGGCTGCTATCGCTGATGCGCCGAAAAAGCGGCAATCTGCATCCAGACCAACAGGCCCGTCTGGAGCGATATTTTGAGCAGAACCCAGCGATTGGTATGGTGTACAAGGCCAAAGAGGAGCTATGCGAACTGCTTAACCAGAAGCATCGAACACAAAAGGATTGCCGGCCGCTAATCTCACGCCTGCTGTACTGGATCGATCAGCTGCGCAACAGTCCATTCGAGCCGTTGCGCACGCTGGGGGCCACATTGAGTTCCTGGCGCGATGAGATCGCCCGGATGTGGAGGTTCACCCGCAACAACGGCATTACAGAAGGCTTCCATACCAAGATGGAGCTGATTCAGAGAAGAGCCTATGGCTTCAGGAATTTCGACAATTACAGATTGAGAGTAATTGTGATGTGTGGTTAA
- the hprK gene encoding HPr(Ser) kinase/phosphatase, with protein sequence MSITLKDFWEQGRGRLSLELVTGENALKRPVEEKAINRPGLALTGFFQYFAQRRLQVFGLAEFTYLKSLDSDERVSRLRGIFEKNIPGIVIARNRNPLPEFLTLAEEYSVPLFRTTMITSHFINESTLLIEELTAPRGRVQGTMLEIMGVGVLLQGKAGIGKSETALSLIERGYCLVADDVTEVVRDSRERVVGYANELTRYHMEIRGVGIVHVPSLFGVAAIRRESELDLVIELHPYQHDREEERTGIKPSEIEILDAKFPYYSLPVSPGRDMANIVEATALNHKLKTLGHDAAKELDEKVIGSFLRRAGA encoded by the coding sequence GTGTCGATTACGTTGAAAGATTTCTGGGAACAGGGCCGCGGTCGGCTTTCGCTCGAACTGGTTACTGGGGAGAATGCTCTCAAAAGACCGGTCGAAGAAAAGGCGATCAACCGTCCGGGGTTGGCTTTAACCGGATTTTTTCAATACTTTGCGCAGCGCCGCCTTCAGGTGTTCGGTCTGGCTGAATTCACTTATTTGAAAAGTCTGGATTCAGATGAACGCGTATCCCGGTTGCGCGGGATTTTTGAAAAAAATATTCCCGGCATTGTCATTGCCCGGAACCGCAACCCCTTGCCGGAGTTTTTGACGTTAGCTGAAGAGTATTCGGTTCCGCTGTTTCGAACGACCATGATTACCAGTCATTTTATCAATGAATCCACTTTGTTGATCGAAGAACTGACTGCTCCGCGCGGGCGGGTGCAGGGGACGATGCTGGAAATTATGGGGGTCGGTGTTCTGCTGCAGGGAAAAGCCGGAATTGGAAAAAGCGAAACCGCATTGTCTCTGATTGAGCGGGGGTACTGTCTGGTGGCGGATGATGTCACTGAGGTGGTACGTGACAGTCGCGAACGGGTTGTGGGGTATGCAAACGAACTGACCCGCTATCATATGGAAATTCGCGGTGTGGGGATTGTTCATGTGCCCAGCCTGTTTGGTGTGGCGGCGATTCGTCGGGAGAGTGAGCTGGATCTGGTGATTGAGCTTCATCCGTATCAACATGACCGCGAAGAAGAACGAACCGGAATTAAACCGAGCGAAATTGAGATTTTGGATGCGAAATTTCCATACTATTCTCTTCCGGTGAGTCCGGGAAGAGATATGGCCAACATTGTGGAAGCCACAGCATTGAACCATAAACTGAAAACGCTTGGGCATGATGCTGCAAAAGAACTGGATGAAAAAGTTATCGGATCATTTCTTCGCAGGGCAGGTGCGTAA
- a CDS encoding HPr family phosphocarrier protein — translation MGDTKKIVREFTVENQYGIHARPAALLVKAAGKYSSEILIGKEGSEVSAKSIMGLLTIEGHQGACLSVQTVGEDAEEAMAEIAELFENKFFEE, via the coding sequence ATGGGCGATACAAAAAAAATTGTTCGCGAGTTTACGGTGGAGAACCAGTATGGAATTCATGCCCGCCCGGCCGCATTACTGGTAAAAGCTGCCGGGAAATACTCCTCGGAAATTCTGATTGGTAAAGAAGGATCTGAGGTTTCTGCTAAAAGTATTATGGGGCTGTTGACTATAGAAGGGCATCAGGGTGCCTGTTTGTCTGTTCAGACCGTTGGCGAAGACGCAGAAGAAGCCATGGCTGAAATCGCAGAGCTGTTCGAAAACAAATTTTTTGAGGAGTAG
- the kdsA gene encoding 3-deoxy-8-phosphooctulonate synthase, whose product MTKTINVKGVKFGGRSPLALIAGPCVIESREGCMAIADKLVKLSKKQNIPLVFKASYDKANRTSINSYRGPGIAKGLEILSEIKEKYNVPVLTDVHSVEEIHIASKVVDIIQLPAFLIRQTDIVVAAGESGAVVNVKKAQFAAPWDMAQVVKKIESTGNTKIMLTERGASFGYNTLVADMRSLIIMRELGYPVIFDATHSVQSPGGKGDSSGGDGRFAPYLAKAAAAVGVDGMFIETHPDPENALSDGPNMIPTKDLSRLWKKLSAIDEVK is encoded by the coding sequence ATGACTAAGACGATCAATGTAAAAGGCGTGAAATTCGGCGGAAGGAGTCCGCTGGCGCTGATTGCCGGGCCGTGCGTGATTGAAAGCCGCGAAGGTTGTATGGCGATTGCCGATAAGCTGGTGAAGCTGTCGAAAAAACAGAATATTCCGCTGGTGTTTAAGGCGTCATACGATAAGGCGAACCGTACGTCGATCAACTCCTACCGCGGGCCGGGCATCGCCAAGGGCCTCGAAATCCTTTCGGAGATTAAGGAGAAGTACAACGTGCCGGTGTTGACGGACGTTCACAGCGTGGAGGAAATCCATATTGCATCTAAAGTGGTCGACATCATTCAGTTGCCGGCGTTTCTGATCCGGCAGACCGACATCGTGGTGGCTGCCGGCGAAAGTGGCGCTGTGGTGAATGTGAAGAAGGCGCAGTTTGCTGCGCCGTGGGACATGGCCCAGGTGGTCAAAAAGATTGAGTCGACCGGTAACACGAAAATCATGCTGACGGAGCGCGGTGCAAGTTTCGGCTACAACACGCTGGTGGCGGACATGCGCAGCCTGATTATTATGCGCGAACTGGGCTATCCGGTGATTTTTGATGCGACGCATTCGGTGCAGTCGCCGGGCGGAAAGGGGGACAGTTCGGGCGGCGACGGCCGTTTCGCACCGTATTTGGCGAAGGCCGCGGCGGCGGTCGGCGTGGACGGTATGTTTATTGAAACGCATCCGGATCCGGAAAATGCGCTGTCCGACGGTCCGAATATGATTCCGACGAAGGATCTTTCCAGGCTGTGGAAAAAACTGAGCGCAATTGATGAGGTGAAATGA
- the lptB gene encoding LPS export ABC transporter ATP-binding protein, with product MMSEDYLVRTEKLVKSYRGKTVVNGVDVNVRLGEIVGLLGPNGAGKTTTFYMVTGLVHPTGGQVFFKDRNVSKVPMYQRARMGMGYLSQEPSIFRKLTVQENVMAILETLPISRRERRERLEFLLSELKISHLAKQRAYTLSGGERRRLEITRALVTNPSLILLDEPFSGVDPLAVYEVQEIIKELREKGLGVLITDHNVRETLAVVDRAYLMCEGKVLREGASSFLVNDEVSRELYLGPRFSM from the coding sequence ATGATGAGCGAAGATTATCTGGTTCGTACGGAAAAGCTTGTAAAGAGCTATCGCGGGAAGACAGTGGTTAATGGAGTGGATGTGAATGTCCGCTTGGGAGAAATTGTTGGGTTGCTGGGCCCCAACGGGGCCGGAAAAACCACAACGTTTTATATGGTGACCGGGCTGGTTCATCCGACGGGTGGACAGGTCTTTTTCAAGGATCGGAATGTTTCCAAGGTTCCGATGTATCAGCGCGCCCGTATGGGAATGGGATATCTGTCTCAGGAACCTTCCATTTTTCGAAAACTGACAGTGCAGGAAAATGTAATGGCGATTCTTGAAACGCTTCCGATTTCGCGTCGCGAACGCCGCGAACGGCTGGAGTTTCTGCTGAGTGAACTGAAGATTTCCCACCTGGCCAAACAGCGGGCCTATACGTTGTCGGGGGGAGAGCGTCGTCGCCTCGAAATTACGCGTGCACTGGTGACCAATCCGTCACTTATTTTGCTCGATGAGCCGTTCAGCGGAGTGGATCCGCTGGCGGTTTATGAGGTGCAGGAAATCATTAAGGAGCTTCGTGAGAAAGGTCTCGGGGTGCTGATTACCGACCATAACGTTCGCGAGACGCTGGCGGTTGTGGACCGGGCCTATCTCATGTGCGAGGGGAAAGTGCTGCGCGAAGGAGCCAGCTCTTTCCTGGTGAACGATGAAGTGAGCCGGGAGCTCTATTTGGGGCCGCGGTTCAGTATGTAA
- the hpf gene encoding ribosome hibernation-promoting factor, HPF/YfiA family — MQVHITGRHVEITEGIREHIYAKADRSLSGLSRIQDVQVVLELQKRMHTAEVVIKGKNLHVEAESTSQNMYTSIDEAIEKAERQLRKLREKVQDHH, encoded by the coding sequence ATGCAGGTGCATATCACAGGACGGCATGTTGAGATCACTGAAGGAATCCGGGAGCATATCTATGCGAAGGCAGATCGTTCCTTGAGCGGGTTGTCGCGGATTCAGGACGTGCAGGTTGTTCTGGAGCTTCAGAAACGGATGCATACCGCAGAAGTGGTAATTAAAGGAAAAAACCTTCATGTGGAAGCGGAGTCAACATCGCAAAACATGTACACATCGATTGACGAAGCGATAGAAAAAGCGGAACGTCAGTTGCGCAAACTGCGCGAAAAAGTGCAGGATCATCATTAA
- the ptsP gene encoding phosphoenolpyruvate--protein phosphotransferase gives MSVEASEGLEELVLQGIGVSPGVAVGDAVVFASEGFAVPERNISESEIPLEIARFEEALIKTRHQISEIQHNVEIMLGSEHAGIFDAHLLVVDDRYFIEEVIRSLRENRRNVESIVNEVSGNYTSMLAKVEDDYLRERAADVHDVTRRIVKNLAGEGMDRLNCLEHPCIAVAHDFSPSDTAGMNRDIVQALVADIGSSTSHAAIMARALEVPAVVGLHDVSTRINAGDTVLVDGAKGVVVIRPSSATLLTYAQRAEELKMILGELETLKDEQSETKDGYCVPIAANIELPNEIVSIDRFGAQGIGLFRTEFLFQKKQLPDEETQIQVYSEAADQCGGNEVVIRTLDLGGDKCSAGIRVDQEANPFLGWRAIRFCLGSVKLFKVQLRAILRAAAGRNIAMMYPMISCVSEVLEANTLLEECRQELKSEGLPCADRIKIGVLIEVPSAALTVDLIAPHVDFFSIGTNDLIQYTLAIDRVNEKVAHLYRPTHASVIRLIHQVVQTGQQYRIPVMVCGQTAASPELAPLLIGLGVNRLSISPPSVPMIKDVIRNLHYSDCRRLAEDALRMSSSEDIAAECRALLKKTSPEILELIS, from the coding sequence GTGTCTGTAGAAGCCTCAGAGGGCCTGGAAGAGCTGGTTCTTCAGGGAATCGGAGTTTCTCCCGGTGTAGCTGTGGGCGATGCTGTTGTTTTTGCTTCTGAAGGTTTTGCGGTTCCTGAGCGGAATATCAGCGAAAGTGAAATTCCCCTCGAAATTGCGCGGTTTGAGGAGGCCCTGATCAAAACCCGGCACCAGATCTCGGAAATCCAGCATAATGTGGAGATAATGCTGGGATCGGAACATGCGGGCATCTTTGATGCGCACTTGCTGGTTGTGGACGACCGGTATTTCATCGAAGAGGTCATTCGTAGTCTTCGCGAAAACCGTCGCAATGTTGAATCCATTGTGAATGAAGTGTCCGGTAACTATACCAGTATGCTGGCAAAGGTTGAGGACGATTATCTTCGCGAACGGGCTGCTGATGTACACGATGTAACCCGGCGTATTGTTAAAAACCTGGCCGGGGAGGGAATGGATCGACTGAACTGCCTGGAGCATCCCTGCATTGCTGTGGCTCATGATTTTTCTCCATCGGACACGGCAGGAATGAATCGGGATATCGTGCAGGCGTTGGTGGCGGATATCGGCAGCTCGACATCGCATGCTGCCATTATGGCTCGGGCTTTGGAGGTTCCTGCGGTCGTGGGTTTGCATGACGTCAGCACACGAATTAACGCCGGCGATACGGTGTTGGTGGATGGAGCCAAAGGGGTGGTTGTTATTCGTCCATCGTCGGCAACACTGTTGACCTATGCTCAGCGGGCCGAAGAGCTGAAGATGATTCTTGGCGAGTTGGAAACGCTTAAGGATGAGCAGTCCGAAACCAAGGATGGATATTGCGTCCCGATCGCAGCCAATATTGAACTGCCGAACGAAATTGTTTCGATTGATCGTTTCGGTGCTCAGGGTATCGGGTTGTTTCGTACAGAATTTTTATTCCAGAAAAAACAGCTGCCTGATGAAGAAACGCAGATACAGGTTTACAGCGAGGCGGCAGATCAATGCGGTGGAAATGAAGTAGTCATTCGCACGCTTGATTTAGGGGGGGATAAATGTTCTGCCGGAATTCGGGTTGATCAGGAAGCCAACCCGTTTCTCGGCTGGAGGGCAATTCGTTTCTGCCTGGGCAGTGTAAAGCTGTTTAAGGTTCAGTTGCGGGCAATCCTGCGTGCAGCAGCGGGGCGCAATATTGCCATGATGTATCCGATGATCAGCTGCGTGAGTGAGGTGCTGGAGGCGAACACCCTGCTTGAGGAATGTCGGCAGGAGTTGAAATCGGAAGGACTTCCCTGTGCCGACCGCATTAAAATCGGAGTATTGATTGAGGTGCCTTCGGCAGCATTGACAGTGGATCTTATTGCTCCTCACGTCGACTTCTTCAGTATCGGAACCAATGACCTTATTCAGTACACCTTGGCGATTGACCGTGTGAATGAAAAAGTGGCTCATCTTTATCGCCCTACACATGCTTCGGTTATTCGTCTGATACATCAGGTCGTTCAGACAGGACAGCAGTATCGGATTCCGGTAATGGTTTGCGGACAGACGGCAGCATCGCCGGAGTTGGCGCCTTTGCTGATCGGGCTGGGAGTCAATCGGCTCAGTATCAGTCCGCCATCGGTTCCAATGATCAAAGACGTTATTCGAAATCTGCATTATTCGGACTGTCGCCGCCTGGCGGAAGACGCTCTGAGGATGTCCTCTTCTGAGGATATTGCTGCCGAATGCCGTGCCTTGCTCAAAAAAACCTCTCCGGAAATTCTTGAGCTGATCAGCTGA
- a CDS encoding LptA/OstA family protein, giving the protein MMNSFAFSNVWKVAVPAVLLSLNAAAQIEGMEISGFRVPEYDEQGQMTSQLFGDHAIMGADNKVKIEGVRLEFYNDGEVLLHAESPYCFYDRQAGMAHSDAPVHAEMDGVVLDGKGFELKAGERTVHVLDDCRVEISDVMQQADIHPSDDDAALSNSVTVITSKELFLNYEGRSARFVDMVHVDDSQLEMDSQSLEIRFGENSEIDWIEALTDVRILHEGREAYADKAVYDVKTDEFVLEGNPRLSDGDNMLMGDRIRFWRASERMVCEPEAKLVIYPDQKINTELFEKK; this is encoded by the coding sequence ATGATGAATTCTTTCGCTTTTTCCAATGTTTGGAAAGTTGCCGTGCCGGCGGTTTTGTTGTCGCTGAATGCGGCGGCGCAGATCGAAGGAATGGAGATTTCCGGCTTTCGTGTGCCGGAGTATGACGAGCAGGGGCAGATGACGTCGCAGCTGTTCGGAGATCATGCCATCATGGGCGCGGACAACAAGGTGAAGATCGAGGGGGTGCGCCTTGAGTTTTACAATGACGGCGAGGTTTTACTGCATGCGGAGTCTCCGTACTGTTTCTATGACCGTCAGGCCGGTATGGCGCACTCGGATGCTCCGGTGCATGCGGAAATGGACGGTGTGGTGCTGGACGGAAAGGGATTTGAGCTGAAGGCCGGAGAGCGCACGGTGCATGTGCTGGACGATTGCCGCGTGGAAATCAGTGATGTGATGCAGCAAGCCGATATTCACCCGAGCGATGACGATGCTGCGTTGTCGAACAGCGTCACGGTGATTACGTCCAAAGAGCTTTTTCTAAACTATGAGGGCCGAAGTGCCCGGTTTGTCGATATGGTTCATGTGGATGATTCTCAGCTGGAAATGGACTCTCAGTCACTTGAAATTCGGTTTGGCGAAAACAGTGAAATTGACTGGATAGAGGCGTTAACCGACGTTAGAATCCTGCATGAAGGACGGGAAGCGTATGCGGATAAGGCCGTTTATGATGTTAAAACTGATGAGTTTGTGCTGGAAGGCAATCCCCGGCTGTCCGATGGAGATAATATGCTGATGGGCGATCGCATCCGTTTTTGGAGGGCCTCGGAGCGCATGGTTTGCGAGCCGGAAGCTAAGTTGGTGATTTACCCGGATCAGAAAATAAATACGGAACTTTTTGAGAAGAAATGA
- the metK gene encoding methionine adenosyltransferase, with protein sequence MSKINADHVFTSESVSEGHPDKVCDQISDAILDACLEKDIQSRVACETLVTTDLVVNAGEVTCSGWDQINPEAIARKVVHDIGYDHEALKFCADTFEYICRLHEQSADISQGVTEGQGLFYEQGAGDQGMMFGYASDETDALMPAPVHYSHLLLDELQKIRKAGTIPYLRPDSKSQISIKYVNGRPDHITSVVLSHQTDDVPLEQIQADLKKVAQEVLAPTGLLNDNVEYFINPTGKFVIGGPHGDAGLTGRKIIVDTYGGVGSHGGGAFSGKDPSKVDRSAAYYARYAAKNIVASGLAKKCEVQVAYAIGVSKPLSVNVDTYGTGKLEDSRLESIVSSGEIFDFRPASLIAELGLLTPKGWSYREAASYGHFGRPQFPWEKTDKTEALLVAVK encoded by the coding sequence ATGAGCAAAATTAATGCCGATCATGTTTTTACCTCCGAGTCTGTTTCGGAAGGACATCCTGATAAAGTATGCGATCAGATCTCGGATGCAATTCTGGACGCCTGCCTGGAAAAAGATATTCAAAGCCGTGTTGCCTGTGAAACCCTGGTAACCACCGACCTGGTTGTCAACGCCGGGGAAGTTACCTGCAGCGGGTGGGATCAGATCAATCCGGAAGCGATTGCTCGCAAAGTGGTTCACGACATTGGATATGACCATGAGGCCCTTAAATTTTGCGCTGATACCTTCGAATATATTTGCCGTCTGCACGAGCAGTCGGCTGATATTTCTCAGGGGGTTACAGAGGGTCAGGGACTGTTTTATGAGCAGGGTGCTGGGGATCAGGGCATGATGTTCGGATATGCTTCCGACGAAACCGATGCGTTGATGCCGGCTCCGGTCCATTACAGTCATTTATTGCTCGATGAGCTGCAGAAGATCCGTAAAGCCGGGACTATTCCGTATTTGCGTCCCGACTCAAAATCACAGATTTCCATCAAGTACGTAAACGGTCGTCCCGATCATATTACATCGGTTGTGTTGTCCCATCAGACCGACGATGTGCCATTGGAACAGATTCAGGCGGACCTTAAAAAAGTTGCTCAGGAAGTCCTGGCGCCGACCGGCCTGCTGAATGATAATGTGGAATACTTCATTAACCCGACCGGTAAGTTTGTGATTGGTGGCCCGCATGGTGATGCTGGACTCACCGGGCGCAAAATTATCGTAGACACTTACGGAGGAGTTGGCAGTCACGGTGGCGGAGCTTTCTCAGGCAAAGACCCGTCAAAAGTTGACCGGTCTGCTGCTTACTACGCACGTTATGCTGCCAAGAATATTGTCGCTTCCGGTTTGGCAAAAAAATGTGAGGTTCAGGTGGCCTATGCTATCGGCGTCTCAAAGCCGCTCAGTGTTAATGTTGATACGTATGGCACCGGCAAGCTGGAAGATTCCCGTCTGGAGTCGATTGTTTCTTCCGGAGAAATTTTCGATTTCCGCCCGGCATCGCTCATTGCGGAGTTGGGATTGCTGACTCCAAAAGGCTGGAGTTATCGCGAAGCGGCTTCTTATGGGCACTTCGGCAGGCCTCAGTTTCCTTGGGAAAAAACCGATAAAACCGAGGCATTGCTGGTCGCAGTAAAATAA
- a CDS encoding DUF3108 domain-containing protein, with protein sequence MLGTLLLASAVLGGDLPFPVGEELVYSVSWNGIRVATAIASTSMEIMDGREVLVLRQHTETYAVFKVWPVDDNHETLVDPKTFLPIQYTKNIKEGGYRCHEITTFDFKEKVARYEHQTNGSQKEYPIEADTRDILSFLYFMRSSPLEPNQVLKRQVMADEKLYDLIVTTEEEEEVRLPDYKRKIPSLRMVPEAMFDGLFVRKGKATLWVSRDSRRLLTFAKVHVPLGSVRIKLQKVNGPGDDFWIKEKKDDDD encoded by the coding sequence ATGCTTGGAACTTTACTGCTGGCCTCAGCGGTTCTGGGCGGAGATCTTCCGTTTCCGGTCGGCGAGGAGCTGGTTTATTCCGTGAGCTGGAACGGCATCCGGGTTGCTACGGCTATCGCCAGCACGTCCATGGAAATCATGGACGGCCGCGAAGTGCTGGTGCTGCGCCAGCACACGGAGACCTATGCGGTTTTTAAGGTGTGGCCGGTCGATGATAACCACGAAACCCTGGTCGATCCGAAGACCTTTCTGCCGATTCAGTATACGAAAAATATCAAGGAAGGCGGGTATCGCTGCCACGAGATAACGACGTTTGATTTTAAAGAAAAAGTGGCGCGCTATGAGCATCAGACCAACGGGAGCCAAAAAGAGTATCCGATCGAGGCAGACACCCGTGATATTCTAAGCTTTCTTTATTTCATGCGTTCCAGTCCGCTGGAACCGAACCAGGTGCTGAAGCGCCAGGTGATGGCCGATGAAAAGCTCTATGATCTGATCGTGACCACCGAAGAGGAGGAGGAGGTCCGGCTTCCGGACTATAAACGCAAAATTCCGAGCCTGAGGATGGTGCCGGAAGCGATGTTTGACGGCTTGTTTGTGCGCAAAGGAAAGGCTACGCTGTGGGTTTCGCGTGATTCCCGCCGACTGCTGACCTTTGCCAAGGTTCATGTCCCGCTGGGCAGTGTGCGGATTAAGCTTCAGAAGGTAAATGGTCCGGGAGACGATTTCTGGATTAAGGAAAAAAAAGACGATGACGATTGA